CGGACGTTATGGAAAAATGACATTATTCGGACTCATACGTAAAACATAGAACGCCCAGACACCATGCAAACAAACAAATTCCAGAAATTTTTGCCCTTCAAATATGATCACAAGTCTAGGAGAGAGACAATAAAAGAAAGTGAGAaaaagtatgtatgtactgcTTCACCGCATGTTGCATAGAACCAGTCAATTGGTTGAGGAGTTCTCGGTGAGTACCCCTCAGCCTTATAATCATCCAGTCGTTGTCTGCGGCACCGTCTGTTCATCCCCTATATCATTAGGCATCCGGCGTGCCAACATCAGTACCTGTAACTATGATATGGACGGCGTCTCTCCGAGGGTGGGCCTCATTTGGCAGATAGTGGCAGGGGGCGGCTGGCTGGATTGTAGCGGACGAGTGTTTCTTTCGCTCCATGAACCACAGCTGCACGGCACCGACGATTGCGGCTAGAGTGCTTCCCCACCATGCGAGTGCAGTACAATCAAGTTCCGCACCGGTGCTGTACAAATAACCAGCGATAGGCGGGGCGATAGTGCGAGAAGCAGCTCCGGCGGAAGCAGCAAGGCCATTGATCTTTCCTAAGACAGAGTCGGAAGGGCTAGCTTGCTTAATAAGGATCAACAAGACGGGGTAATCAATGATTGCAAGGATATTGCGAACGACTAAACATCCATAAATGCCGAAGAACAACAGACTGCGCGGGAGAAAAATCAGGAATGGAACCATGAAATAAGCCACCGGATGAAGGATGGTCACAATCACGAAAAGTCTCCACACCCCCAAATAATGTGCCAATGCAGGGAAAATGACGCTTTGAATGAAGAGAGCAATGATGCCGTCGGTAGACATGATTAAGCCGACTGTTCTGGTTGAGAGACCAACACCGCCGGGGAACTTCAATATCGAGTTTCCAACAGTAGGAACGTCCCGTAAAGTCTTGTCCTGCAAAAAAATAGGCAATAAATGGTCATAAGTCATAGAGTGATAAGTGAAAATCGCTAATGCAACGATGAGCATCATGACTCGTTTCGTGAAGATGGTTTGTCTTTGTGGAATTTTCTCAGGCCTTGAACCGTCTGCCCGTACCAAccaatcctcctcgtcgtATAGGTGTACCTGGTTGAAAGTGCCGTATGATTCGGCTCGTAGGTCCGCTCCTGCATTGGCGGTCGCCCCAGCAGTCGCCAAAAGAGGGCGTTCTGCGGATCTGCCGTCGAGATTTTCGGTAGCAGTACAAGGCTGCATATCGGGATGAGTCTCTTGCAGGAAGagccagctgaagaagatacTGAGAAGGAGTAAGACAGAACAAACAAGGTTCGGCAGGAGATAAGGGAATCTGCCAAAGAGACCTTCACGATAAAACAAGGAAGGGAAACCTTCAGCAGGCTTTGCAAGTAACCCTCCGATAGCTGCCATGGTATACAGTATTAACATCTTCCGCTATGTTGTTTAGTCGACCAGTGCCCTTAATACATACCTGGCCCAATAATTGTGCCAATTGACCAAACAAATGGCATAACAGCATAAGCTCGAGCTACGCAATTGACCGTCAGCTAAGGTTCCAGCCATGGAAGTAATGTGGTAGGAAAAATCATACGTTCATGCTCAGGTCTTTTGACTAGTTCGCCGACCATAGTCTGGATGACACCGATATTTCCGTTTAAAATGCCCCCGAGGGCCCGACCAAAGAGAGCTACCCAAAAATTCGTCGCGAAGCCGACAATGAGAAGGGATGCCATGGTTCCGACGCAACCGGAGAGCAGGACAGGTTTGCGACCGACACGATCTGAGAGGCTTCCCCAAAACATACCGGTGAGCGCTTCGGCTAGTGAAAAGGCCGAGACAAGTATACCAGCAAAGAAGGAAGCATCGGATCCATTAGCCACATTGAAGTCCTTGACCATCACCCATGAGTATGGGAAGATGGAAGTCAAGGCAATAGGCTCCGCAACACGACATATTGCTGTAGTCAAACAAGCATCAGTACTTGTAAGTCAGAAAAGAACATCGAAGGTAACAAATGaaacgaagagaagaggagtttGAATTGTTTCACATACCTAGGAGGAATAGCTGAGTGGTTGGAAACTGGTCGTCCGAGGCAGGTTGTCTTCTCTGTTGTGTCAATACCATTATCTTTGGAAACGTCCAAGACTCTTACGGCTAGCCCTCCACAGAACGACAGGTCTCCTACTGAGACGATCCTTTTTCTAACCTCCTGTGAACTCTGTACAGAGAGTGATACCgcacttttcttcttctcttttccctgtATTTCAATCCCGACTTGGCAAGCGCCCGAGATACGGGGGATAGAGATATAGAGAGGAAACGTATGATTAGGTGATGGAAGTACTAGTATGGCGTATCACAGTCGGAGAGTGTGCACAGTGTGAGGAAGAGACGGGAGGCAGGGAAGAAAAGTAGTAGAGCACCTATGAAATAGAGAGGAAAAGGTCAGGTTTATCTGCAGGTCTGTAAATGGTTCCAGGGTACTGCCATGTAAAACAGCGGAAGCAATTCATGGAATTACCGGCTCAACGGCTACCTTGATTGGAGACCCAGCTCAATGACAGTAGACTAGCCCCAGAAACGGAATAGCAAGGCTGCACATGATCATGGATCCGAGTCAAAGATTTGAACTAATGGAGATTAAAGTTTGAGCTGACTCGGACTTATTCTTCTTAAATTTCAGTTCATCGTTAATG
This window of the Aspergillus flavus chromosome 8, complete sequence genome carries:
- a CDS encoding permease of the major facilitator superfamily (MFS transporter, putative), whose product is MVLTQQRRQPASDDQFPTTQLFLLAICRVAEPIALTSIFPYSWVMVKDFNVANGSDASFFAGILVSAFSLAEALTGMFWGSLSDRVGRKPVLLSGCVGTMASLLIVGFATNFWVALFGRALGGILNGNIGVIQTMVGELVKRPEHEPRAYAVMPFVWSIGTIIGPAIGGLLAKPAEGFPSLFYREGLFGRFPYLLPNLVCSVLLLLSIFFSWLFLQETHPDMQPCTATENLDGRSAERPLLATAGATANAGADLRAESYGTFNQVHLYDEEDWLVRADGSRPEKIPQRQTIFTKRVMMLIVALAIFTYHSMTYDHLLPIFLQDKTLRDVPTVGNSILKFPGGVGLSTRTVGLIMSTDGIIALFIQSVIFPALAHYLGVWRLFVIVTILHPVAYFMVPFLIFLPRSLLFFGIYGCLVVRNILAIIDYPVLLILIKQASPSDSVLGKINGLAASAGAASRTIAPPIAGYLYSTGAELDCTALAWWGSTLAAIVGAVQLWFMERKKHSSATIQPAAPCHYLPNEAHPRRDAVHIIVTGTDVGTPDA